From the genome of Candidatus Nitrospira nitrificans:
GATTGGTTTTCTGCTGGGACTGCGGCATGCCCTGGATACAGATCATCTCGCAGCGGTTTCGACCGTTCTTGCCGAGCGGCCGTCGTTTCTGGCGTCCGGCGCCGTCGGATTGTGGTGGGGGACCGGCCACACGCTGACGCTGCTGCTGGTCGGATCAATCGTGCTGGCCTGGGGACTCCATATTCCTGCCGGATTTGAAGTCATGGCCGAATCGGGAGTAGGGATGCTCCTGATCGTACTTGGGGGGAGTCTCGCCTTGAAACTATATCGGGAGCGGTGGCACGTCCATAGCCATGACCACGACGGTCAGCCGCATGTCCACCTGCACAGCCACCGGCAACAACGAGATCATCGCCATCGGCATTGGATGACCGATGCGGTTCGTCCGCTGTGTATCGGCATGGTCCATGGACTTGCCGGATCGGCAGCGTTGATGCTGATGATTCTGGCCACGACGACGACCATGGCCGGCGGACTTGTGGCGATCCTCGTCTTCGGCGTCGGATCGATCATCGGCATGATGGTGATCGGGGTAACCATGAGCGTGCCGGTCATCTATTCCCGTTCGATGAGCCAGCGGCTTTTTGTGGGGATTCAGGGATGTGCCAGTCTCGCCAGTGTCCTCGTCGGGGTATGGATGTTGGCGAAGCTGAGTCCCTCGATTCTTGGGCACTGACGCGGTCTGATGTCTCGGGTGCAATGCGCAGAAAGGTGCATCGGGGGGAGCCCTGTGCTATTCTCCGGCGATTTGTGCGGAGCAATGCATCGAACGGGTAGGATACAGTAAGGCGATAAGCATGGCGTGGTTTAAGAAAGAAAAGCCCGCAGAATCCGTTCCGCCGCCACGTTCGAAAGGCAGCGAGGGGATGTGGCTCAAGTGCAATCATTGCCGGGAGATCGTGTACCGTAAGGAGGTCGATCGGAACAACAAAGTCTGTCCGAAGTGCGATTATCATTTTCCGATCTCGGTCACTGAACGGATTGGATTGCTCATCGATCTCGGGACGTTCAAGGAATGGGATGCGGGTTTAGAAGCGCAGGATCCTTTGAGTTTTCAAGATACCAAGTCGTATCGAGATCGGGTCAAGGCCCATCAAGAAAAGACCGGCCGAAAGGATGCGCTCGTCATCGGCGAAGGCCTGGTCAACGGACGTCGGGTGGTGCTCTGTGTCTTCGATTTTAGTTTTATGGGCGGGAGTATGGGGTCTGTGGTCGGGGAAAAGCTCTGTCGCGCGATTGATCGGGCATTGGAGCTGAAACTGTCGGTCATCCTGGTCACCGCGTCCGGGGGCGCGCGGATGCAGGAAGGCATCCTCTCGTTGATGCAGATGGCCAAGACCTCGGCGGCGGTCGCGAAGCTGGGCGAGGCCAAACTGCCGTTTATCTCGATTCTTTCCGATCCGACGTTCGGCGGCGTCACAGCCAGCGTGGCGATGTTGGGCGATGTCATCATTGCGGAGCCGAAAGCGTTGATCGGCTTTGCCGGACCTCGTGTCATCGAACAAACCATCAAGCAACAGTTGCCGGATCAGTTCCAACGGGCCGAGTTTCTTCTCGAACACGGCATGATCGATATGATCGTCGAGCGCAAGCGTCTCAAGGAGACGGTCGGCACCCTCGTGAATCATTTTTAGCCTTCTGCGTCCTTCCGGCTTATTGATGAGCTACTCCTCCATGATCGAGTACCTCTACGCGCTTCAGAAGCACGGCATTAAGCTGGGCCTGGAGACCATGCGGATTCTGTTGGACCGGGTCGGCAATCCTCATCGCGCGCTTCGCGTCCTTCATATCGGAGGCACCAACGGCAAGGGGTCGACGGCGGCGATGGTGGCGGCCGTCCTTCAGCATTCAGGCCGGCGGGTCGGGCTCTATACGTCTCCTCACCTCATCGAATTTCGGGAGCGGATTCGCATCAATGGATCCATGATTGCGGAGCACCACGTCGAGGAGTTGATCGCCCGATTGCGGGCCGTTCTCGACGAGAGCCTGGAACCGACGTTTTTTGAGATGACGACGGCTCTGGCATTCCTCCATTTCGCGGAATCGGAAGTCGATGTCGCCGTATTGGAAGTGGGGTTGGGCGGACGGTTCGATGCAACCAACGTCGTTGAACAACCGCTGGCCAGCGCGATCACGACCATTGGTCTGGACCATCAAGAATATTTGGGACACACGGAGGAGGCGATCGCATTTGAAAAAGGGGGCATCATCAAGCCTGGCGTCCCGGTTGTGATCGGCCGGGTGGGGCAGGGAGCGGAAGACGTGCTGCGCCGGGTGGCGCAGGATCGCGCAGCTCCCCTGTGGCAGCTTGGCCGGGACTTTGCTGTTGATGGAGATCACTCCGAGCGGCTGACGTATCGAGGACCGACTCGCGTGTGGGAGGGCCTGACCTGCGGCTTGGCGGGGCGTCACCAGTGGGACAATGCCGCTTGTGCGTTGGCGCTTCTTGAAGCGGCGGATCGGGCCGGATTTGCCGCGGATGCCGTAGCCGTTCGCAACGGCCTGCGCACGGTTTCCTGGGAAGGTCGTCTGGAAGTCATCGGCGAGTACCCCCAGGTTGTGCTCGACGGCGCCCATAACCCTGCCGCCGCTCATGCGCTCGCGGAGTATTTCAGAGACTTTTCCGCCAGTCACCCGACATCACGAATTATCCTCGTATGGGGTATGATGCGGGATAAAGATCGCCGGGGATTTATCGCGCCACTCTTACCCTGTGTGTCGGAAATCGTGCTGACGCAGGCGACCCTCGCGCGCTCCGCGACGGTCCAAGAACTCCGCGCAACGCTGCGTGAATGGCAAGGGCCGGTGCTCGAGGCCGTTCTTCCCATGGACGCGTTGACCGTGGCCAGGAGCCGGGCCATGCCTCACGATCTCATCTGTATCGCGGGATCGTTGATGCTCCTCGGGGATATCAAAGCGGCAGTGCGTGGCTGTGGGCTGTCACCGATTCGTGGCTAGCATGGCGGGTCCTCTCGCGTGGGTCCGCCGCCGGCTCGTTCTCATTGTCGCCATCCTCTCTCTCGTTCCCTTTCCCGGAGCAGCGGCGGACGACCGAACGGGGGCAGGAGCGTCGCCTGCCGGTTCGGCTCCTCTCGATATCACGGCCGAGCGAATCGACTATCGACAAGATCAAGAGGTGTATGAAGCAAACGGATCGGTGGTGATTCGGCAGGGGGCGATCACGCTCACGGCTGACCACGCCACCATTCAAGTCTTGCCGGGGATTCTCACCGCCGTCGGCCATGTTCATTTAACGGACCCGCAGGCCGATGTGACGGCTGAACGAATGGAGCTCAATGTTAATACGGAAGCCGGGGTGGCGACACATGCCCAGCTCTACGCTCCGACAACCAACTCATCGATATCCGGCCGCCTCCTGCAGAGATTTTCCGAATACCATTACCGAGTCAAAGACGGCCGCTTCACGAATTGTGATGCGCAAGATGGAGAAGTGCCGGCATGGCGCTTTCGGTTTAAGGATCTGGATCTGACCATGGGGGACACGTTGGGAGTCAAGGGCGGGTGGTTTTGTGTCTTAGACGTGCCGACGATTCCGCTCCCCACCTTCTCTTTTCCCATGACCAAACGACAAACCGGTTTTTTGATTCCGGCCCCGAGTTATGACACTCGATTTGGGTTCCACCTGAAGCAGAGTTTTTTTTGGGCGATCAATCCGAGTCAGGATCTGACGGTCACACCGTCCTATTACAGCGACCTCGGATATGGGTCTGATTTTGAATATCGGTATGTCTTGGACCGGCGGTCTCGAGGCAAGTGGTACGTGAGTTACCTGCAACAGACGCAGCTTCCCAATGTCTCCGGCATCACGGACACCGGGGAAGATGTCAAGCAGGCACGAGCGGCACTCATCGGAACCCATACACAATATCTCACTGATACGTTGCTGCTCCGTGCCAGCGCCAACTTGGTCACCGATCCGAACTATTTCCAACAGCTGAGCAATTCAGGGATACTCCGCGCCTCGCCGAGCAGCGAATCGAACCTCTTGATGACCCAGCGCTTCTCCTACGGCAACCTGTATCTTCTGGGCCTGTATCTGCAACCGTTACAAGCCGGAGGAAAGGATACGTTTCAACGCCTTCCGGAAGTTGGCTATAGCCTTCCCTCCGTCTCACTATTCAATTCGCCTATCTTGCTGGGCATGGAAGGGAACTACGTCAATTTTTATCGCGATCAAGGATTTTCGCTGAATCGGATCAATGTCGTTCCCAGTATTTCGACGGACATTCTGCAGCTCGGGCATATGGTCGGGATTCGACCGCAAGCGAAGTTTCGTGAGGTCTATTACAGCAGAGGGGCGCAATCGGATGAAGGTCAACATCGGGAGACGTTTTGGTTGGGGGTGGATGCCACATCGAAAGTGACGCGCCGATTTTCCCTTGCCGACGGAAGCAATCTGTTGCATACCCTCGAGCCCACGGTCATGTACGAATATGTGCCGTCGACTGATCAATCGAAAGTGACGCAAATCGACCAAGTGGACGACCTTCCGAAGAAGAATTTGCTGACCTATCTGCTGCGCAGTCGCGTGCTGGAATCCGGGAAGACGAATGCGTTCAACTGGCTCGATCTCACGTTGGCTCAGAGCTATCACGTCGGCGATGCACAGACGCTGGCCAGGGAGTTCACGCCGGGCGTCGCCCCTTTCCTCGGATCGTTCACCCAGCCGCTCCAGCCGGCCACGGTGCCCATCCAAGGCAAGAAGTTTTCCGATATCTGGATGCGGGCCGTGATCGGCAACAATCTGCCGACGTTGATGACGACGGCGTGGTTGGAGACCCCGGTCGTCGGACGTGCGGCGCAGGCGTGGGCTCTTCGACCGCCGATCAACCGGTATCTGACGGTCGATGCGTTCTTCGATCCCTACCAGCCTGGGGTGAGTCAATTCAATACGGATCTTCGATTTCAAGAGGGCACCAACTGGTATTTCGAAGTGGGTCAGCGGTACACGAGAGATGGGAACCGGGTCCGGCGAGGCGACGTCTGGAACCCGATCTCATTCAACGAGGTATTTGCTCCGACGAGGGAAATTCAGTTTGTGACCATGGGGGGGGCGTTCCGTACCCCCTGGGGGTGGACGCTCGGAGCCAAGGCCTACTACGATGTCAAAAATGGACGAAGTCCGGAGTTGGACGCCGTCGCCTTGTATCAGAATCCGTGCAGGTGTTGGTCGGTGGGCCTGTATTACTTGAAGTTTCCGGACCGTGAGCAATACAGCTTTATGTTGAGCCTCACGGGAATCGGTTGGACCGAAAGCGCCGGGACTGTCGTCATGCGGACTCTCTTGAGCCCGCTTCTGTGGGGTGAACGGGGTCTCCCGTGGGCGACGCTGGGCGGACCCTATGGGATTCCTCCGCCGGCGCCTGAGACAGCCGCTCCGTTGCCGGGAGTGCGCAGCGGACGGTGATCCCTGTTTGACACTAAAAACAGTGGTGGGGTACGATGCCCATGCAATCATGTATCAATGATCTCAACCCTGAAGGAGGGCGCAGACGTGGCTGGTGACGCCTTGAAAGTCGAAGATTCCACTTGGGATGCCGAAGTGATGAAGGCCTCCGAACTCGTCATGGTCGATTTTTGGGCGGTATGGTGCGGCCCTTGCCAAATGGTAGCTCCCATCGTCGACGAATTGGCAAAAGAATATGCCGGGAAGCTGAAGGTTCGAAAACTGAACACCGACGAGAATCCTGAGGTGGCGGGTCGTTACCAGGTGATGAGTATCCCCACCATTCTTTTCTTTAAGAACGGCCAGCCGGTTGAGAAGCTGGTGGGTGCCAGGCCAAAGCGCCAGTTCAAAGAAATGATCGACTCACTACTCGCTCAGCATGCCGGGATGGCCTAGCGTAATGCTGAAATAACGGGTCTCCGGTGTGTTCAACGCAGGTGTAGGCTTGCTGCGCTGTGGATTTCCTGGTCAACCGTTGTGAGCAATGAGTT
Proteins encoded in this window:
- the accD gene encoding acetyl-CoA carboxylase, carboxyltransferase subunit beta, with amino-acid sequence MAWFKKEKPAESVPPPRSKGSEGMWLKCNHCREIVYRKEVDRNNKVCPKCDYHFPISVTERIGLLIDLGTFKEWDAGLEAQDPLSFQDTKSYRDRVKAHQEKTGRKDALVIGEGLVNGRRVVLCVFDFSFMGGSMGSVVGEKLCRAIDRALELKLSVILVTASGGARMQEGILSLMQMAKTSAAVAKLGEAKLPFISILSDPTFGGVTASVAMLGDVIIAEPKALIGFAGPRVIEQTIKQQLPDQFQRAEFLLEHGMIDMIVERKRLKETVGTLVNHF
- a CDS encoding bifunctional folylpolyglutamate synthase/dihydrofolate synthase, which encodes MIEYLYALQKHGIKLGLETMRILLDRVGNPHRALRVLHIGGTNGKGSTAAMVAAVLQHSGRRVGLYTSPHLIEFRERIRINGSMIAEHHVEELIARLRAVLDESLEPTFFEMTTALAFLHFAESEVDVAVLEVGLGGRFDATNVVEQPLASAITTIGLDHQEYLGHTEEAIAFEKGGIIKPGVPVVIGRVGQGAEDVLRRVAQDRAAPLWQLGRDFAVDGDHSERLTYRGPTRVWEGLTCGLAGRHQWDNAACALALLEAADRAGFAADAVAVRNGLRTVSWEGRLEVIGEYPQVVLDGAHNPAAAHALAEYFRDFSASHPTSRIILVWGMMRDKDRRGFIAPLLPCVSEIVLTQATLARSATVQELRATLREWQGPVLEAVLPMDALTVARSRAMPHDLICIAGSLMLLGDIKAAVRGCGLSPIRG
- a CDS encoding LPS-assembly protein LptD; translated protein: MAGPLAWVRRRLVLIVAILSLVPFPGAAADDRTGAGASPAGSAPLDITAERIDYRQDQEVYEANGSVVIRQGAITLTADHATIQVLPGILTAVGHVHLTDPQADVTAERMELNVNTEAGVATHAQLYAPTTNSSISGRLLQRFSEYHYRVKDGRFTNCDAQDGEVPAWRFRFKDLDLTMGDTLGVKGGWFCVLDVPTIPLPTFSFPMTKRQTGFLIPAPSYDTRFGFHLKQSFFWAINPSQDLTVTPSYYSDLGYGSDFEYRYVLDRRSRGKWYVSYLQQTQLPNVSGITDTGEDVKQARAALIGTHTQYLTDTLLLRASANLVTDPNYFQQLSNSGILRASPSSESNLLMTQRFSYGNLYLLGLYLQPLQAGGKDTFQRLPEVGYSLPSVSLFNSPILLGMEGNYVNFYRDQGFSLNRINVVPSISTDILQLGHMVGIRPQAKFREVYYSRGAQSDEGQHRETFWLGVDATSKVTRRFSLADGSNLLHTLEPTVMYEYVPSTDQSKVTQIDQVDDLPKKNLLTYLLRSRVLESGKTNAFNWLDLTLAQSYHVGDAQTLAREFTPGVAPFLGSFTQPLQPATVPIQGKKFSDIWMRAVIGNNLPTLMTTAWLETPVVGRAAQAWALRPPINRYLTVDAFFDPYQPGVSQFNTDLRFQEGTNWYFEVGQRYTRDGNRVRRGDVWNPISFNEVFAPTREIQFVTMGGAFRTPWGWTLGAKAYYDVKNGRSPELDAVALYQNPCRCWSVGLYYLKFPDREQYSFMLSLTGIGWTESAGTVVMRTLLSPLLWGERGLPWATLGGPYGIPPPAPETAAPLPGVRSGR
- the trxA gene encoding thioredoxin; the encoded protein is MISTLKEGADVAGDALKVEDSTWDAEVMKASELVMVDFWAVWCGPCQMVAPIVDELAKEYAGKLKVRKLNTDENPEVAGRYQVMSIPTILFFKNGQPVEKLVGARPKRQFKEMIDSLLAQHAGMA